From the Saccharomycodes ludwigii strain NBRC 1722 chromosome I, whole genome shotgun sequence genome, one window contains:
- the DGK1 gene encoding diacylglycerol kinase (similar to Saccharomyces cerevisiae YOR311C | DGK1 | DiacylGlycerol Kinase) → MSSSKKHSENNTDIHLPLQEIHFKSHEWFGDFITKHEIPRKALHSSIGLITLYLYTQGYDYKKVAAPLTVAFISIFILDLIRLRVHWFNYLYCHTVGALMRKKEINSYNGVLWYILGLIFSFSFFPKDVALISLFLLSWSDTAASTFGRKYGYLTPKLTKNKSLAGSFAAFVVGVITTATFYGYFVPHYNHVNKPGEISWNPRVSCLNLPSLSVLGGFVAALSEGIDLFNWDDNFTIPFLSSIFMYYVVKL, encoded by the coding sequence atgAGTTCTTCAAAAAAACACTCTGAGAATAACACAGATATCCATTTGCCTTTGCAAGAAATACATTTCAAAAGCCATGAGTGGTTTGGTGATTTTATAACAAAACATGAAATCCCAAGAAAAGCCTTGCATTCTTCAATAGGACTGATCacattatatttatacacGCAAGGATATGACTACAAAAAGGTTGCGGCACCCCTAACGGTTGCCTTCATtagtatatttatattagaCCTGATTAGGCTACGTGTTCATTGGTTTAATTATCTGTATTGTCATACTGTTGGTGCATTAatgagaaaaaaggaaattaatAGTTACAACGGTGTTTTATGGTATATATTaggattaattttttcattcaGCTTTTTCCCTAAAGATGTTGCTTTGATCTCATTGTTTTTACTAAGTTGGTCAGATACTGCTGCTTCCACTTTTGGAAGGAAATATGGATATTTGACTCCTAAATtgacaaaaaataaatcctTGGCTGGTTCATTTGCTGCTTTTGTTGTTGGAGTCATTACTACTGCTACTTTTTATGGGTATTTTGTTCCACATTATAACCATGTAAATAAACCTGGTGAAATTAGTTGGAATCCAAGGGTTAGTTGTTTAAATTTACCTTCTCTTAGCGTACTAGGGGGGTTTGTTGCTGCATTAAGTGAAGGcattgatttatttaattggGACGACAACTTCACCATTCCATTTTTATCTTCGATTTTCATGTATTATGTTGTTAAATTGTaa
- the SPS4 gene encoding Sps4p (similar to Saccharomyces cerevisiae YOR313C | SPS4 | SPorulation Specific trancript), which yields MFHQRKKESFKVDKHIVSAPAISKGLTKYKTLDHINSYPLVQQTKEALGTLAVTKIFVANINPIISSKAVHKTLVVIDPITKTVDTLSDKTLVTLEKIIPSLKTKTYQKLGDEVMAPCKFITGTSSKVTIEVLDFTETKVYEPCNRQVLKFRHFYNEKVYDTHGRPLVRGALDPIVAPCNKNLERLTKNYLPKGKEVPTDGFTNELTRSAFLIFNIFERLLPVVGKKVQDIVVAPCKYTLHVNDVFNKNLEKQLSLSIVDSFKATKCTVIDLEKECIQLMKEKNPLKKPKSERGIVVN from the coding sequence ATGTTTCAccaaaggaaaaaagaaagttttAAAGTTGACAAACACATTGTTAGTGCCCCTGCGATTTCCAAGGGcttaacaaaatataaaacacTTGATCATATCAATAGTTACCCGCTAGTACAACAAACTAAGGAAGCACTAGGCACTTTAGcagtaacaaaaatatttgttgcTAATATAAACCCCATTATCTCGTCTAAAGCTGTTCACAAAACTTTGGTTGTGATAGACCCAATTACAAAAACAGTTGACACTTTAAGTGACAAAACATTAGTAacattggaaaaaataattccctctttaaaaactaaaacCTATCAAAAGTTAGGTGATGAAGTCATGGCCCCTTGTAAATTTATTACCGGTACTTCTAGTAAAGTTACCATTGAAGTTTTAGATTTCACTGAAACTAAAGTGTATGAACCTTGTAATAGacaagttttaaaatttagACACTTTTACAACGAAAAAGTGTACGATACACATGGTAGACCACTAGTAAGGGGTGCTTTGGATCCAATTGTTGCCCCATGCAACAAGAACTTAGAAAGATTGACCAAAAATTACTTACCAAAGGGCAAAGAAGTCCCAACTGATGGTTTTACAAATGAACTAACGAGATCGgcttttttgattttcaatatttttgaaagacTGCTGCCTGTTGttggaaaaaaagttcAAGACATCGTTGTTGCTCCATGCAAGTACACTCTGCACGTCAAtgatgtttttaataaaaatttagaaaagcAGCTGAGTTTATCTATTGTTGATTCCTTTAAAGCCACTAAATGCACCGTGATTGATTTGGAAAAGGAGTGCATCCAGTtaatgaaagaaaaaaacccACTAAAAAAGCCCAAGAGTGAACGTGGGATAGTTGTTAATTAG
- a CDS encoding uncharacterized protein (similar to Saccharomyces cerevisiae YMR244W | putative protein of unknown function): protein MIHSNLLISTLLLSSTFAGISSAAALSAVDFNEKNYEKKEFVSDDYHNVQKHKHAKEAGKQIEGKEITHLFKREGTCSFPNYDGMVAVQTSGKNAGWAMHSDQQCTYGSWCPYACEPGQLMGQWDPEVTSYTYPQSQWGGLYCDESGNLQKKNSDKDYCYEGKGTVSVLNEAGSNVAFCQTVLPGNEEMLIPTNVESGSSQVLAVPGTDYWASTASHFYINPPGVSVDDGCVWGSTANPWGNWAPYVAGANMDNSENTYVKIGWNPVYFEDSSPFKNTKPTFGIRITCDDESKCNGLPCSIDPTKQDLNTVSSGGSFCVVTAEQGSAAKIEVFAVGGNTKREQEHHAHKDYLTETEYKTVTVIG, encoded by the coding sequence aTGATTCAttctaatttattaatttctaCTTTGCTATTGAGTTCCACCTTCGCGGGCATTTCATCCGCTGCTGCCCTGTCCGCCGTTGACTTTAACGAAAAAAACtacgaaaaaaaagagtttgTCTCTGATGACTATCATAATGTTCAAAAACATAAGCACGCGAAAGAAGCTGGCAAACAAATCGAAGGTAAAGAAATCACTCATTTGTTCAAAAGAGAAGGAACATGTTCTTTTCCTAATTACGATGGTATGGTTGCAGTTCAAACTAGCGGTAAAAATGCTGGTTGGGCCATGCATTCTGATCAACAATGTACTTATGGTTCTTGGTGTCCGTATGCTTGCGAACCAGGTCAACTAATGGGTCAATGGGATCCAGAAGTCACTTCATACACATACCCTCAATCTCAATGGGGTGGTTTGTATTGTGATGAAAGCGGTAAtttacaaaagaaaaacagtGATAAGGATTACTGTTATGAAGGTAAAGGTACTGTCAGCGTTTTGAATGAAGCTGGTAGCAATGTTGCATTTTGTCAAACTGTTTTGCCTGGTAATGAGGAAATGTTAATTCCAACTAACGTTGAAAGTGGTTCTAGCCAGGTGTTAGCTGTTCCTGGCACAGATTACTGGGCTAGCACTGCATCTCATTTCTATATCAATCCACCAGGTGTTAGTGTTGATGATGGTTGTGTTTGGGGGTCTACTGCCAATCCATGGGGTAACTGGGCTCCATATGTTGCCGGTGCTAATATGGACAATAGTGAAAATACCTATGTTAAAATTGGCTGGAATCCAGTTTATTTTGAAGATTCCTCTCCATTTAAGAACACTAAACCAACTTTTGGCATAAGAATTACCTGTGATGATGAATCTAAATGCAATGGCTTGCCATGTTCTATTGATCCAACTAAACAAGACTTGAATACCGTCAGCAGCGGTGGCAGTTTTTGTGTAGTTACCGCTGAACAAGGTTCTGCTGCCAAGATTGAAGTTTTTGCTGTTGGTGGTAATACCAAGAGAGAACAAGAACATCATGCTCATAAAGACTATTTAACTGAGACAGAGTACAAAACCGTTACTGTCATTGGCTAG
- the RPL20B gene encoding 60S ribosomal protein eL20 (similar to Saccharomyces cerevisiae YOR312C | RPL20B | Ribosomal Protein of the Large subunit (paralog of YMR242C | RPL20A)) translates to MRIFAPNEVVAKSRYWYFLKQLHKVKKASGEIVSVNVINDAHPTKVKNFGVWVRYDSRSGTHNMYKEIRDVTRAGAVESLYQDMAARHRARFRSIHILKVVELEKTADVKRQYVKQFLTKDLKFPLPHRIQKSANVFSYKKPSTYY, encoded by the coding sequence ATGAGAATTTTTGCTCCAAATGAAGTTGTTGCCAAGTCTAGATACTGGTACTTTTTGAAACAATTGCACAAGGTCAAAAAGGCTTCCGGTGAAATTGTTTCTGTTAATGTCATTAACGATGCTCACCCAACCAAGGTCAAGAACTTCGGTGTCTGGGTTAGATACGATTCTAGATCTGGTACTCACAATATGTACAAGGAAATTAGAGATGTTACCAGAGCCGGTGCTGTCGAAAGTTTATACCAAGATATGGCTGCTAGACACAGAGCTAGATTTAGATCTATCCATATCTTGAAGGTTGttgaattggaaaaaacCGCTGATGTTAAAAGACAATACGTCAAGCAATTCTTGACCAAAGATTTGAAATTCCCATTACCACACAGAATTCAAAAGTCTGCCAATGTCTTTTCTTACAAGAAGCCATCTACTTATTATTAA
- the NOP58 gene encoding RNA-processing protein NOP58 (similar to Saccharomyces cerevisiae YOR310C | NOP58 | NucleOlar Protein of 58 kDa) yields the protein MAYVLTETPAGYALLKASDKKIYKSDSLIKDLNSADKVLKEFKLQAFSKFNSAANALEEATNIIEGKVSPQLEKLLEDAKSDKKSTLVVSETKLANAINKLDLNFKVVSDAVTLDIYRAVKEYLPELLPGLSDSDLGKMSLGLAHSIGRHKLKFSADKVDVMIIQAIALLDDLDKELNTYAMRCKEWYGWHFPELAKIVVDSVAFARIILAMGVRSNASETDLSGILPEEIEERVKSAAEVSMGTEITSTDLENIKCLAEQIVEFAAYREQLSNYLSSRMKAIAPNLTQLVGELVGARLIAHAGSLISLAKSPASTIQILGAEKALFRALKTKHDTPKYGLLYHASLVGQASGKNKGKIARVLAAKAAVALRYDALSEERDDSGDIGLEVRAKVENRLSQLEGRDLRTTAKVSHDQKKVEITEARAYNADADATSAPAADSDDDEGSEKEKEEKIEKHKKDKKRKRDDDDEEESNKKEKKVKKDKKDKKSKKEKKSKKDKKDKKSKKEKN from the coding sequence atggcTTACGTTTTAACTGAAACACCAGCTGGTTATGCCTTATTAAAGGCTTccgacaaaaaaatttataaatcaGATTCACTAATCAAAGATTTAAATAGTGCGgataaagttttgaaaGAATTCAAATTGCAAgcattttctaaatttaattCTGCTGCCAATGCTTTAGAAGAGGCTACCAATATTATTGAAGGTAAAGTCTCTCCTCAACTAGAAAAACTTTTAGAAGATGCCAAGTCCGATAAAAAATCAACTCTCGTTGTCTCGGAGACCAAATTAGCTAATGccattaataaattagatTTAAACTTTAAAGTCGTCAGTGATGCAGTCACGTTAGATATTTACAGAGCTGTGAAGGAATATTTACCAGAGTTATTACCAGGTCTAAGTGATTCTGACTTGGGTAAAATGTCCTTAGGTCTAGCACATTCCATTGGTCGTCATAAATTAAAGTTTTCTGCGGATAAGGTAGATGTTATGATTATCCAAGCAATTGCCTTGTTAGATGATTTAGATAAGGAACTAAATACATATGCCATGAGATGTAAAGAATGGTATGGGTGGCATTTCCCAGAATTGGCCAAAATTGTTGTGGATTCTGTTGCATTTGCTAGAATTATTTTGGCCATGGGTGTTAGATCCAATGCATCTGAAACCGATTTGAGTGGCATCTTACCAGAAGAAATTGAAGAACGTGTCAAGTCTGCTGCTGAAGTTTCTATGGGTACCGAAATCACTTCTAcagatttagaaaatattaagtGTTTAGCCGAACAAATTGTTGAATTTGCAGCTTATAGAGAACAATTATCGAATTATTTGAGTTCCAGAATGAAGGCTATTGCTCCAAATTTGACTCAGTTAGTTGGTGAACTAGTTGGTGCCAGATTAATTGCACATGCTGgttctttaatttctttagCCAAGTCTCCAGCCTCTACCATCCAAATTTTGGGTGCTGAAAAGGCCTTATTCAGGGCTTTAAAAACTAAACATGATACACCAAAATATGGTTTATTGTATCATGCTTCTTTAGTTGGACAGGCCAGTGGTAAAAATAAGGGCAAAATTGCCAGAGTCTTGGCTGCTAAAGCTGCTGTCGCTTTACGTTATGATGCTTTATCTGAAGAAAGAGATGATTCCGGGGATATTGGTTTGGAAGTTAGAGCTAAAGTTGAAAACAGATTGTCTCAATTGGAAGGCAGAGATTTAAGAACTACTGCTAAAGTTTCTCACGATCAAAAGAAGGTTGAAATTACCGAAGCTAGAGCTTATAATGCTGATGCTGATGCCACTTCGGCACCTGCTGCTGATtctgatgatgatgaaggatctgaaaaagaaaaggaagaaaaaatagaaaagcATAAGAAGgataaaaagagaaagagagatgatgatgatgaagaagaatcCAAtaagaaggaaaagaaagttaaaaaggataaaaagGACAAGAAAtctaaaaaggaaaagaaatctaaaaaagataaaaaagacaaaaaatctaagaaagaaaagaactGA
- the COA6 gene encoding Coa6p (similar to Saccharomyces cerevisiae YMR244C-A | COA6 | Cytochrome Oxidase Assembly), whose translation MGWFSNLSSKPMDDQTKAPSRSSRKQCWDSRDAYFNCLDKIDVIDSLDPRNKSKISSVCGKQEKKFEYDCATSWIKYFKEKRITDLKKEKIMREIAQNGGQIISMDGSNGK comes from the coding sequence ATGGGCTggttttcaaatttatccTCTAAACCGATGGACGACCAAACGAAGGCACCAAGTAGATCTTCTAGAAAGCAATGTTGGGATTCTCGTGATGCATATTTTAATTGCCTAGACAAAATAGATGTTATAGACTCACTAGACCCGAGAAATAAATCAAAGATATCTAGTGTTTGTGGAaaacaggaaaaaaaatttgaatatGATTGTGCTACTTCATGGATAAAgtattttaaagaaaaaaggattaccgatttgaaaaaagaaaaaataatgaggGAAATTGCTCAAAATGGTGGGCAAATTATTTCAATGGATGGTAGCAACGGTAAATAA
- the HSP30 gene encoding Hsp30p (similar to Saccharomyces cerevisiae YCR021C | HSP30 | Heat Shock Protein) gives MVYNPSDLVIKASGNQAVNVNPTHGVDFKITNRGSDWLWACFSVFGFLTALYTLLLFLNRVGNRFKKVVYASIVWIGIVMTFNYYAMASNLGWAGINAEFNNITVSNQSANPGVRQIFYTKFIAWVLSWPAYILIIEASSLEGDFDGARLFDLLEAYLIQVGGLEVLSIGLLLSSLIKSTYKWGFWVFAASGVITYSAFFVYRHIFQLYTRGLKLLILFVSIVVILLYPVAYALSDGGNVIQPDAAAVFFGILDWCSFVILPIFISWVSCSGSASFLPTIFKERKLPEKPAADTEKQEPASIRASGETEIPEVVDTGDSEEST, from the coding sequence ATGGTTTATAATCCTTCTGATTTAGTCATTAAAGCTAGTGGAAACCAGGCTGTCAATGTTAACCCAACACATGGTGTCGATTTTAAGATCACCAACCGTGGCTCCGATTGGCTTTGGGCTTGTTTTTCTGTGTTTGGTTTTTTAACCGCTTTATACacgttattattgtttttaaatagaGTTGGTAATAGATTTAAGAAGGTCGTTTATGCTTCTATAGTATGGATCGGAATAGTAATGACTTTCAATTATTATGCAATGGCTTCTAATTTAGGTTGGGCAGGCATTAATGCGGAATTTAACAACATTACTGTTAGCAACCAAAGCGCCAATCCAGGTGTAAGACAGATTTTTTACACTAAATTTATTGCTTGGGTTTTATCCTGGCCGGCctatattttgattatcgAGGCCTCCTCCTTGGAAGGCGACTTTGATGGCGCCCGTTTATTCGATTTATTGGAAGCTTATTTGATCCAGGTTGGGGGCCTAGAGGTGTTGTCCATTGGTCTTTTGTTATCCTCTTTAATTAAAAGCACCTATAAGTGGGGTTTCTGGGTTTTTGCAGCCTCTGGAGTTATAACGTACAGTGCTTTTTTTGTCTACCGTCATATATTCCAATTATACACCAGGGGTTTGAAATTACTAATTCTATTTGTTTCAATAgttgttattttgttatacCCAGTCGCTTACGCTTTATCTGATGGTGGTAACGTTATTCAACCAGATGCTGCTGCTGTTTTCTTTGGTATTTTGGACTGGTGCAGCTTTGTCATTTTACCAATCTTTATTTCATGGGTCTCTTGTTCTGGTTCAGCTTCATTCTTACCAACCATCTtcaaagaaagaaaattgcCTGAAAAACCAGCTGCTGATACTGAAAAACAGGAGCCTGCTTCTATTAGGGCTTCTGGCGAAACCGAAATCCCAGAGGTTGTTGATACAGGAGACTCTGAAGAATCTACTTGA
- the SNU66 gene encoding U4/U6-U5 snRNP complex subunit SNU66 → MGSSSIISLSIEETNIIRASFGLKPIPIPNNKNERKHFNNNNNNNNNNKFNVDYLNAYEKKNDHIDGTIRDNSLTTESVKVNSNKTSKFMHLHDHTDIDTKYTNILETNINNTNEKSDDGDWLSNIKKVVPKMRVKQQKTTLEDNERVISTNNKDIKKIITNKLILTLQETNVLDNDKDADDDKLVSNDAFDFISDAKAAGDDAHKKGFAFFTSTRTSTAINRDSQHGKPQEAVISNSTAVASTGTKKDGNKIRVLFDSDEGDSNDATNRIDYAEIKIKKRQKKKRIALKELRYQQVYLY, encoded by the coding sequence ATGGGTAGCAGTAGTATTATATCATTATCTATTGAAGAAACCAACATAATACGAGCATCTTTTGGATTAAAACCAATTCCAATACCgaacaataaaaatgaacggaaacattttaataataataataataataataataataataagtttAATGTAGACTATTTGAATGCttatgagaaaaaaaacgatCACATCGATGGTACTATTAGGGATAACAGTTTAACCACAGAATCAGTTAAAGTTAATTCTAATAAGACTTCAAAATTCATGCATCTGCACGACCATACTGATATTGATACCAAATATACGAATATTTTGGAAACGAATATTAACAAcacaaatgaaaaaagtgATGATGGCGATTGGTTGtcaaatatcaaaaaagtAGTACCAAAAATGAGAGTAAAACAACAGAAAACAACGCTTGAAGATAACGAAAGAGTTATtagtactaataataaagatattaaaaaaataatcaccAATAAATTAATTCTAACGTTACAAGAGACAAATGTTTTAGATAATGACAAGGATGCAGATGACGATAAGTTGGTTTCTAATGACGCTTTTGACTTTATTTCTGATGCTAAAGCTGCTGGAGATGATGCTCATAAAAAAGGCTTTGCATTTTTTACTAGTACTCGTACTTCTACTGCTATAAACAGGGATAGTCAACACGGTAAACCACAAGAAGCAGTGATTTCAAACAGTACTGCCGTTGCCTCTACTGGAACCAAAAAAgatggaaataaaataagagTTTTATTTGATTCAGATGAAGGTGATAGTAATGATGCAACTAATAGGATTGACTATgcagaaataaaaataaagaaaagacaaaaaaaaaaaagaatagcTTTAAAAGAGTTAAGATATCAACAAGTATACCTATATTGA
- a CDS encoding cation diffusion facilitator family transporter (similar to Saccharomyces cerevisiae YMR243C | ZRC1 | Zinc Resistance Conferring (paralog of YOR316C | COT1)), producing the protein MAKQANKEIRIVSLLLLDIVFFLLEITIGYAVHSLALIADSFHMLNDIFSLIIALWAVNVSKNKNPDAKYTYGWKRAEILGALVNAIFLLALCVSIFIEAIQRFFEPQEIKNPKLVLVVGTAGLISNIIGLFLFHEGGHGHAHSHGGFSDEHEQTMHGEHEDHSHNHTDSASDLESNSWDNSRTRLNDLMPGAVVESYHNSSAKHTHSHSATGSEDEHTSLLNSKGKDAKKSKKPKSLNMHGVFLHVLGDALGNVGVILTALLIWKTDYSWRFYSDPFVSLVITAIIFSSAIPLSRKASRILLQATPSTISADAVVKDILNIPGVRSVHDFHIWNLTESFFIASLHVEIDSTPEHFSEIAKLIRNIFHRYGIHSATVQPEFITGDVSQANCLRFSRIAGGGVSNQSIENFDINGDDDAYGSTTASTNCLVDQAANCNADRCLQK; encoded by the coding sequence ATGGCAAAGCAAGCAAATAAAGAGATTAGAATcgtatcattattattattagatatagttttttttttactggAAATCACTATCGGGTATGCAGTTCATTCTTTAGCTTTAATTGCAGATTCGTTCCATATGttaaatgatatttttagtttgaTTATTGCTTTATGGGCTGTTAATGTttccaaaaacaaaaacccAGATGCAAAATATACCTATGGTTGGAAAAGAGCAGAAATTCTAGGTGCTTTGGTCAACgcaatttttttgcttGCTCTTTGTGTTTCCATTTTCATTGAAGCTATCCAAAGATTCTTTGAACCccaagaaattaaaaatccAAAGTTGGTTTTAGTTGTGGGTACTGCCGGATTAATCTCTAATATCATtggtttgtttttgttcCATGAGGGCGGACACGGCCACGCACATTCCCACGGTGGTTTTTCTGACGAACATGAACAAACCATGCATGGGGAGCATGAAGACCATTCACACAATCATACCGACTCTGCTTCAGATTTGGAAAGTAACTCTTGGGATAATAGTAGGACACGTTTAAATGACTTGATGCCTGGTGCTGTTGTTGAAAGTTACCACAATTCTTCTGCTAAACATACACATTCCCATAGCGCTACCGGAAGTGAAGATGAGCACACAAGTTTATTAAACAGTAAAGGGAAAGATGCCAAAAAGTCTAAAAAGCCAAAATCTTTAAATATGCATGGTGTTTTTTTACATGTTTTGGGTGATGCTTTAGGTAACGTTGGTGTTATCTTAACAGCTTTGTTAATTTGGAAAACGGACTATTCATGGAGATTTTATTCTGATCCATTCGTTTCTTTGGTTATTACAGCCATTATCTTTTCCTCTGCAATTCCATTATCGCGTAAAGCTTCTAGGATCCTATTGCAAGCAACACCATCTACTATTAGCGCAGATGCTGTTGTAAAGGATATTCTAAATATTCCAGGTGTTAGGTCGGTTCATGATTTCCATATTTGGAACTTGACGGaatccttttttattgcttCTCTTCATGTCGAAATCGATTCTACACCTGAACATTTTAGCGAAATTGCTAAATTAATTAGAAATATCTTCCATAGATATGGTATTCACTCTGCCACTGTTCAGCCTGAATTTATTACTGGTGATGTTAGCCAGGCTAATTGTTTGAGGTTTTCTAGAATTGCAGGGGGCGGTGTCAGTAATCAATCAATTGAAAACTTTGACATTAATGGGGATGATGACGCCTATGGATCTACTACTGCTTCTACTAACTGTTTAGTAGACCAGGCCGCTAATTGTAACGCTGATAGATGtttgcaaaaataa
- the SLY41 gene encoding Sly41p (similar to Saccharomyces cerevisiae YOR307C | SLY41 | Suppressor of Loss of Ypt1) — MIVTQSQYAATSIVSQQFLNHPTEKINVHQQEHPGTESIPSRTKRRNTIHHHLKVETSTSNFSKTHIRRRSSSARKNLPDPSLYQIPKTSNGYSSTSSVLLSSFIATNNSNAEQSYNQFNGNKDTSTHNIDSTKFKIKDLIPEIDTNVVGLCVTWYVTSSISSNLTKRILHQFPHPIALTELQFTITALICLVFISFVNTAITTNSSSSSICTKIVRSFPEGILPVYLNGNFKESILQVFIKPTKLILCTTFPMGIFQFLGYITSHKATKAIPVSVVHSIKALSPIMTVTFYKIVYKKDYKLMTYITLVPLILGVMITCASTHKSKKMNSTNNKNNNRLSDFAAGLIFAFISMIIFVSQNIFAKNILTVKRKDTLLKSKSNENVVEALRRAKQIYSPLQIDKITILFYCSCIGFLLDLPLFIYNEFSTRAIFSNLSIQTFLLILIHGVSHFIQAMLAFQLIGSLTPVNYSVANIMKRIVVILVALFWENRWSFNQVFGMSLTIFGLYSYDKWGKTKL; from the coding sequence atgattGTAACGCAAAGTCAATATGCAGCAACATCTATTGTGTCTCAACAATTTTTGAACCATCCCACagagaaaataaatgtgCATCAACAAGAACACCCAGGAACAGAATCAATACCCTCAAGGACGAAGAGAAGAAACACCATACATCatcatttaaaagttgaaaCTTCAACTTCAAATTTTAGTAAAACACATATTAGACGTCGCTCATCTTCTGCTAGAAAGAATTTGCCTGATCCCAGTTTATACCAAATTCCCAAAACATCAAATGGGTATTCCTCTACCTCCTCTGTTTTATTGTCATCTTTTATTGctactaataattctaACGCAGAACAATCATACAACCAATTCAATGGCAATAAAGACACCAGTACACACAATATTGACTCCACAAAATTCAAGATTAAAGATTTGATACCGGAAATAGATACCAATGTTGTCGGTTTGTGTGTTACCTGGTATGTGACCTCATCAATTTCAAGTAATTTGACAAAGCGCATATTACACCAATTTCCGCACCCCATAGCGTTGACCGAATTACAATTCACTATTACTGCGCTTATTTgtttagtttttatttcatttgtAAACACTGCGATAACAAcaaattcatcatcatcctcTATCTGTACGAAAATTGTCAGGTCGTTCCCTGAAGGCATTTTACCAGTATACTTGAATGGAAATTTCAAGGAAAGCATCTTACAAGTCTTTATTAAAccaacaaaattaattttatgtACCACATTTCCTATGGGCATTTTCCAGTTTCTGGGTTATATTACGTCACACAAAGCTACCAAAGCCATTCCTGTTTCTGTTGTCCACAGCATTAAGGCTTTGTCTCCTATAATGACCGTGACGTTTTATAAGAtagtatataaaaaagattataaaTTGATGACCTATATAACATTGGTTCCATTGATTTTGGGTGTCATGATAACGTGTGCTTCTACCCACAAGtctaaaaaaatgaattccactaataataaaaataataatagactAAGTGATTTTGCTGCTGGGTTGATTTTTGCGTTTATTTCgatgattatttttgtttctcaaaatatctttgccaaaaatatattaactgttaaaagaaaagacaCCTTATTGAAAAGCAAAAGCAACGAAAATGTAGTTGAAGCTTTAAGAAGAGCGAAACAGATCTATTCACCTTTACAAATTGACAAAATCACCATATTATTCTATTGCTCATGTATTGGGTTTTTATTGGACTTACCGTTGTTTATCTACAATGAATTTAGCACCAGAGCgatattttccaatttgtCAATACAgacatttttattgattttaatcCATGGTGTCAGTCATTTTATACAGGCGATGCTTGCCTTCCAATTGATTGGTTCATTAACTCCGGTTAATTATTCTGTTGCTAATATTATGAAGAGAATTGTTGTTATATTGGTAGCATTATTTTGGGAAAACCGTTGGTCATTTAATCAAGTATTTGGTATGAGCTTGACCATTTTTGGTTTATATAGTTATGACAAGTGGGGGAAAACAAAgttgtaa